A region of Maridesulfovibrio sp. DNA encodes the following proteins:
- a CDS encoding FeoA domain-containing protein — protein MSVSLRTMRKDQKGVVVSVNASGELGRRIRDMGLVPGTEFMVVGRAPLKDPVALRMKGFTLTLRNNEADFIVVKPEE, from the coding sequence ATGTCTGTATCACTCAGAACAATGAGAAAGGACCAGAAAGGTGTAGTTGTCTCGGTTAACGCCAGCGGAGAGCTTGGACGTCGAATCCGGGATATGGGGCTTGTGCCCGGCACTGAATTCATGGTCGTGGGCCGTGCGCCCCTTAAAGACCCTGTAGCCTTGCGTATGAAAGGTTTTACCCTGACCCTGCGCAATAACGAAGCTGACTTCATCGTGGTCAAGCCGGAGGAGTAG
- the feoB gene encoding ferrous iron transport protein B produces MGKEYFVAVSGQPNCGKSTMFNGLTGATARVGNYPGITVDRTEGRYCTPEFCANLVDLPGTYSLTSYSMEEVVARNVIVDEKPDVVINMLDATSLERSLYLAVQFMEIGVPVVLGLNMMDEVRKKGIRIDSQKLSELMGVPVVECVARRGVGKEELMESVQQVVEETQGEWSPVNISYGHDLDPVIEEMTALIKENEFMTDRYDPHWLAVKYLEEDEIVMKNGRNAGPLAEQLEEKVQKVSEHIQKTLNTYPEAVLADYRYGFINSILKQGVISREDNLRFDFSDKIDLVLTHKFLGPILMLLIMYGMFYVTFTVGAIPQGWVEDGFAWLSNTIGSLLPDGLIKSMVTSGVIDGVGAVMGFTPLILIMFAMLVFLEDLGYMARVSYMVDRVFRSFGLHGMSIMPFIMSGGLPGGCAVPGVMTCRTLRSPKERIATILTAPFMICGAKTTAYLMLVRAFYPDNATTVMFCLVLVSWLLALCFGRLLRWTALRGESTPFVMELPPYRIPTLHGIFIHTWDRVWEYVKKAGTVILAISILMWALMTFPQMPVEQVAAFEAQRVQVVEQSSTWTGSAQEKEDKVAKALAEISYNEGEAALKHSYAGRLSEAISPVTDVAGFPWQANIAFIGAFAAKEVFVSTMSTAYSLGDEAPEGALSLSERIAADKSWTTPVIWSVFIFLMVYVPCMVTVAVIARETNWKWATFSVFGSLAFGYSLSVVIYQVGNLLI; encoded by the coding sequence ATGGGTAAGGAATATTTTGTAGCGGTCTCCGGCCAGCCCAATTGTGGTAAAAGTACCATGTTCAACGGTCTGACGGGGGCAACCGCGCGAGTAGGCAACTACCCCGGTATCACCGTTGACCGCACTGAGGGACGCTATTGTACTCCTGAATTTTGCGCCAACCTTGTCGACCTGCCCGGAACCTATTCCCTTACTTCCTATTCCATGGAAGAGGTTGTTGCACGTAATGTTATTGTTGATGAGAAGCCTGACGTGGTTATCAATATGCTTGATGCCACTTCCCTTGAGCGTTCTCTGTATCTTGCCGTGCAGTTCATGGAGATCGGTGTGCCGGTCGTTCTCGGCCTGAATATGATGGACGAGGTGCGCAAAAAAGGCATCCGTATCGATTCGCAAAAGCTTTCCGAGCTCATGGGCGTTCCTGTTGTGGAGTGCGTTGCCCGCAGGGGAGTGGGTAAAGAAGAGCTTATGGAATCCGTTCAGCAGGTTGTGGAAGAAACACAGGGTGAGTGGAGTCCGGTTAACATTTCATATGGCCATGACCTTGATCCGGTAATTGAAGAAATGACCGCGTTGATCAAGGAAAATGAATTCATGACAGACCGTTACGACCCGCATTGGCTGGCGGTGAAGTATCTGGAAGAAGATGAAATTGTCATGAAGAACGGCCGTAATGCAGGTCCTCTCGCCGAGCAGTTGGAGGAAAAGGTTCAGAAAGTTTCCGAGCACATTCAGAAAACCCTGAACACATATCCTGAGGCAGTGCTGGCCGATTACCGCTATGGCTTTATCAACTCCATCCTCAAGCAGGGCGTTATCAGTCGTGAAGATAACCTGCGTTTCGATTTTTCCGACAAAATAGACCTTGTACTGACCCATAAATTTCTTGGCCCGATTCTCATGCTGCTAATTATGTACGGCATGTTTTACGTTACCTTTACTGTGGGGGCCATTCCTCAGGGCTGGGTGGAAGATGGTTTTGCGTGGCTTTCCAATACCATCGGTTCTCTGCTGCCTGACGGCCTGATCAAGTCCATGGTCACTTCCGGGGTAATTGACGGAGTTGGCGCGGTCATGGGGTTCACCCCGTTGATCCTGATCATGTTTGCCATGCTCGTTTTTCTGGAAGATTTAGGATACATGGCCCGTGTTTCCTACATGGTTGACCGTGTATTTCGTTCATTCGGGCTGCATGGTATGTCAATCATGCCTTTTATCATGTCCGGCGGACTTCCCGGCGGTTGTGCTGTTCCCGGTGTTATGACCTGCCGAACCCTGCGCAGCCCCAAGGAACGTATTGCCACTATCCTGACTGCCCCGTTCATGATTTGCGGTGCAAAGACAACTGCATATTTAATGCTTGTCCGGGCATTCTACCCGGACAACGCCACTACTGTTATGTTTTGTCTGGTTTTAGTTTCGTGGTTGCTGGCTCTTTGTTTTGGGCGGCTGTTGCGTTGGACTGCTCTTAGGGGCGAATCCACTCCTTTTGTCATGGAATTGCCGCCGTACCGGATTCCCACCTTGCACGGGATTTTCATCCATACTTGGGATCGTGTCTGGGAGTACGTGAAAAAGGCCGGGACCGTAATCCTAGCCATTTCCATTCTCATGTGGGCCTTGATGACTTTTCCGCAAATGCCTGTTGAACAGGTTGCAGCCTTCGAAGCTCAGCGAGTTCAAGTTGTAGAGCAGAGTTCCACATGGACCGGCAGCGCACAGGAAAAGGAAGATAAGGTTGCCAAGGCTCTTGCAGAGATCAGTTACAATGAAGGCGAGGCCGCTCTCAAGCATTCCTATGCCGGACGTTTGAGTGAAGCCATTTCCCCCGTAACGGATGTGGCCGGATTCCCGTGGCAGGCAAATATTGCTTTCATTGGCGCATTTGCAGCCAAGGAGGTTTTTGTCTCGACCATGTCCACTGCTTATTCTTTGGGCGATGAGGCTCCTGAAGGTGCCCTTTCGCTCAGCGAGAGGATTGCAGCTGACAAGAGTTGGACAACCCCGGTAATCTGGTCGGTTTTCATTTTCCTGATGGTCTATGTACCGTGTATGGTCACGGTTGCGGTCATTGCCCGTGAGACCAACTGGAAGTGGGCAACATTCTCGGTTTTCGGTTCGCTGGCATTTGGCTATTCACTGTCTGTGGTGATTTATCAGGTAGGGAATTTGTTGATATAA
- a CDS encoding transcriptional regulator — MQNKVLEAMKEAGKPVRPGDVAKALGIESKDVSKAIKALKEEGKVHSPKRCYYEPL; from the coding sequence ATGCAAAATAAAGTTCTCGAAGCAATGAAAGAAGCAGGTAAACCTGTTCGTCCCGGTGATGTAGCCAAGGCACTTGGTATTGAATCCAAAGATGTTTCAAAAGCCATCAAAGCTCTCAAAGAAGAAGGAAAAGTACACAGTCCTAAGCGCTGTTACTACGAGCCTCTTTAA
- the clpB gene encoding ATP-dependent chaperone ClpB, whose protein sequence is MDPNKFTQKTNDAIAAAQSLAVKNGQQQIEVEHLLLALIEQEKGIVSKILEKSSIDPADYKKAVEDEIRKLPQVSGPGAQPGQVFVTQRLNRIIVASEEIAQRMQDEFISVEHLFLAIMDEHGSTGAGKVNKKFGLTKDKVLEAMTSIRGNQRVTTDNPEATYDALKKYGRDLVEEARKGKLDPVIGRDSEIRRVIRILSRRTKNNPILIGEAGVGKTAIIEGLAQRIVKQDVPEGLKDKTVFMLDMGALIAGAKYRGEFEERLKAVLKEVQESDGQIIIFIDEIHTIVGAGKTDGAMDAGNLLKPMLARGELHCIGATTTDEYRKYIEKDPALERRFQTIMVEEPTIEDTISILRGLKERFEVHHGVRISDSALVEAAGLSARYITDRQLPDKAIDLIDEAAAMIRTEIDSQPYELDKVNRQIMQAEIEREALRKEDDAASRERLSKLEDTLTEMKIKQSELVEQWEKEKGSIDTVRDIKARIEKTKIDIEEAQRKGDLGRASELTYSVLPDLQNQLEAISNDIEGEEDKATADSKRLLKEFVGPDDIAGIISRWTGIPVSRLVEGEREKLLRLEDILHGRVIGQDDAVRAVSEAVLRARAGLKDPSRPIGSFIFLGPTGVGKTELCKALAEALFDSEENIVRMDMSEYMEKHAVARLIGAPPGYIGYDEGGQLTEAIRRKPYSVVLFDEIEKAHSDVFNVLLQILDDGRITDSQGRTVDCKNTIIIMTSNLGSQLMLEGIKDNGEFKDGVQDGVMNVLRGHFRPEFLNRVDETVLFKPLLEKDLVQIVDLQLAGLKKRLEEQKMSMEITDKAKAFIAHASYDPIYGARPLRRYLQSHLETPLAKKIIGGELREEHSVSIDSGDDGLEFKTE, encoded by the coding sequence ATGGATCCGAACAAATTCACACAAAAAACCAACGACGCAATTGCTGCGGCACAATCTCTGGCTGTTAAAAACGGCCAGCAGCAGATAGAAGTGGAACACCTCCTCCTCGCGCTCATTGAGCAGGAAAAAGGAATTGTTTCCAAAATTCTCGAAAAATCATCCATTGATCCCGCAGACTATAAAAAAGCTGTAGAGGATGAAATACGCAAACTTCCGCAGGTCAGCGGCCCCGGCGCACAGCCAGGTCAGGTCTTTGTTACCCAGCGGCTGAACAGGATTATTGTTGCCTCTGAAGAAATTGCCCAGCGCATGCAGGACGAATTCATCAGCGTGGAGCACCTTTTCCTCGCCATAATGGACGAACACGGCTCAACCGGTGCAGGCAAGGTCAACAAAAAATTCGGCCTAACCAAAGACAAGGTGCTGGAAGCCATGACCTCCATCCGCGGCAATCAGCGCGTGACCACTGATAACCCGGAAGCCACCTACGATGCTCTGAAGAAATACGGACGCGATCTGGTGGAAGAAGCCCGCAAAGGCAAGCTTGATCCGGTCATTGGCCGTGATTCAGAAATACGGCGCGTAATCCGCATCCTTTCCCGGCGCACGAAAAACAACCCGATCCTCATCGGTGAAGCCGGGGTCGGTAAAACCGCCATCATTGAAGGACTGGCTCAACGCATCGTCAAGCAGGATGTGCCCGAAGGTTTGAAAGACAAGACCGTGTTCATGCTCGACATGGGTGCGCTCATTGCCGGAGCCAAATATCGCGGAGAATTTGAGGAAAGACTCAAGGCCGTGCTCAAGGAAGTGCAGGAATCCGACGGACAGATCATCATCTTTATCGATGAAATCCATACCATTGTAGGTGCAGGTAAAACTGACGGCGCAATGGATGCCGGGAACCTGCTCAAGCCAATGCTGGCCCGTGGCGAACTGCACTGCATCGGCGCGACAACTACTGACGAATACCGCAAGTATATTGAGAAAGACCCGGCCCTTGAACGCCGTTTCCAGACCATTATGGTTGAGGAACCGACCATTGAGGACACCATCTCAATCCTGCGCGGCTTGAAGGAACGTTTTGAAGTTCACCATGGTGTACGCATCAGCGACAGTGCGCTTGTTGAAGCAGCCGGTCTTTCCGCCCGCTATATCACTGACCGCCAGTTGCCTGATAAAGCCATCGACCTTATTGATGAAGCGGCAGCCATGATCAGGACCGAGATCGACTCCCAGCCCTACGAGCTGGACAAGGTCAACCGCCAGATTATGCAGGCCGAAATCGAACGCGAAGCACTGCGCAAGGAAGATGACGCTGCATCCCGTGAGCGCCTTTCAAAGCTGGAAGACACTCTTACCGAGATGAAAATCAAACAGTCTGAGCTGGTCGAACAATGGGAAAAGGAAAAAGGTTCCATCGACACCGTCCGCGATATTAAGGCCCGGATCGAAAAAACAAAGATCGACATTGAAGAAGCCCAGCGCAAAGGAGATCTTGGTCGGGCATCTGAGTTGACCTACTCTGTGCTGCCCGATTTGCAGAATCAGCTGGAGGCAATCTCCAACGACATAGAAGGCGAAGAGGACAAAGCCACTGCGGACAGCAAACGCCTGCTCAAGGAATTTGTCGGTCCCGATGATATTGCCGGGATTATCTCCCGCTGGACCGGAATTCCGGTCAGCCGCCTTGTGGAAGGAGAGCGGGAAAAACTGCTCCGCCTTGAAGATATCCTGCATGGCCGCGTAATCGGGCAGGATGATGCGGTACGGGCTGTATCCGAAGCAGTGCTGCGAGCCCGTGCGGGACTCAAAGATCCTTCAAGGCCTATCGGCTCATTCATATTCCTCGGTCCCACCGGTGTCGGTAAAACCGAGCTGTGCAAGGCCCTTGCGGAAGCGCTCTTTGACAGCGAAGAAAACATCGTACGCATGGACATGTCCGAATACATGGAAAAACATGCGGTCGCACGGCTCATCGGGGCTCCTCCGGGCTACATCGGTTACGACGAAGGCGGGCAGCTAACCGAAGCCATCCGCCGCAAGCCGTACTCCGTTGTGCTCTTTGATGAAATCGAAAAAGCGCACAGCGACGTCTTCAATGTGCTGCTGCAAATCCTTGATGACGGTCGAATCACTGATTCACAGGGCCGCACCGTGGATTGCAAAAACACAATCATTATCATGACCTCCAACCTCGGTTCACAACTCATGCTTGAGGGAATCAAGGACAACGGTGAGTTCAAGGATGGAGTTCAGGACGGCGTAATGAACGTGCTGCGCGGACATTTCAGGCCCGAGTTTCTGAACCGTGTAGACGAAACAGTGCTGTTCAAGCCGCTGCTCGAAAAGGATCTTGTCCAAATTGTGGACCTGCAACTGGCAGGCTTGAAAAAACGTCTTGAAGAACAAAAAATGTCTATGGAAATAACCGACAAGGCCAAGGCATTCATCGCCCATGCGTCTTACGATCCCATCTACGGGGCAAGGCCGCTGCGCCGGTACCTCCAGTCCCATCTGGAAACCCCGCTGGCAAAGAAAATCATCGGTGGAGAGCTGCGTGAGGAGCACTCTGTCAGCATTGATTCCGGTGATGATGGCTTGGAATTTAAGACTGAATAA
- a CDS encoding chaperone modulator CbpM produces MDIKQRTEAQPPSSSKRLVITQVMEMTGLEETVVLELISIEWVRPGTTGDGHYLFETRDLYRMTKLSRLCKDLEVTPTGGSIIVDLLERVEKLESQIEEMKKLI; encoded by the coding sequence ATGGACATTAAACAAAGGACCGAAGCGCAGCCTCCATCCAGCTCCAAACGACTGGTCATAACACAGGTTATGGAAATGACCGGACTTGAAGAGACCGTGGTTCTAGAGCTGATCAGCATAGAATGGGTGCGGCCCGGAACCACTGGGGACGGACATTATCTCTTTGAAACACGCGATCTTTATCGCATGACCAAGCTCTCGAGGCTCTGTAAGGACCTCGAAGTCACTCCCACAGGCGGGTCCATCATCGTGGATCTGCTTGAACGGGTTGAGAAACTTGAGTCTCAAATCGAAGAAATGAAAAAATTGATTTAA
- a CDS encoding DnaJ C-terminal domain-containing protein has protein sequence MSVKYKDYYKLLGVSRSASKDEIAKAFKKLARQYHPDLNPDKAEAEQKFKEINEAYEVLKDPEKRKMYDQFGADWEHGQNFRPPPGYENMNFGGGGFGGFGGGGAGGGDFSDFFETIFGGGGANFGGANFGGGGFSGQRFQQRPRKGENSETTLLLTLEEAYKGGPKSVTVQERATGPGGHPMVQSKTLDVKIPAGIKEGQKIRLSGQGSPGQHDGPRGDLYLKIKLAAHKDFKVEESNVILDLHLAPWEAALGGKFKLPTLDGMVEMNIPAGLGSGKKLRIKGRGLGTGSKKGDQFVRIMIQVPKAETDEIKKLWEELAEKSDFSPRSF, from the coding sequence ATGAGCGTCAAATATAAGGACTATTACAAACTTCTGGGGGTTTCCCGCTCCGCAAGCAAGGATGAGATAGCCAAGGCCTTTAAAAAACTGGCCCGGCAGTATCACCCTGACTTGAACCCGGATAAAGCGGAAGCAGAGCAGAAGTTTAAAGAAATCAACGAAGCTTACGAAGTTCTCAAGGATCCGGAAAAGCGTAAAATGTACGACCAGTTCGGTGCGGACTGGGAGCACGGACAGAATTTCCGTCCGCCTCCGGGCTACGAAAACATGAACTTCGGCGGTGGCGGATTCGGAGGCTTCGGCGGAGGAGGTGCCGGAGGCGGTGATTTCAGCGACTTCTTTGAAACCATCTTCGGCGGAGGCGGTGCAAACTTCGGCGGTGCCAATTTCGGTGGCGGAGGATTTAGTGGACAAAGATTCCAGCAGCGTCCGCGCAAAGGTGAAAACTCAGAAACCACCCTGCTGCTGACTCTTGAAGAAGCCTACAAGGGCGGACCGAAATCCGTGACAGTACAGGAAAGAGCAACCGGTCCGGGCGGGCATCCCATGGTCCAATCAAAGACTCTGGATGTTAAGATTCCCGCAGGTATCAAGGAAGGCCAGAAAATCCGCCTTTCCGGTCAGGGATCACCCGGCCAGCATGACGGACCGCGCGGCGACCTGTACCTGAAAATCAAGCTTGCAGCGCACAAGGATTTCAAGGTCGAAGAAAGCAATGTTATCCTTGACCTGCACCTTGCCCCGTGGGAAGCGGCGCTCGGCGGAAAATTCAAGCTGCCCACCCTTGACGGAATGGTTGAAATGAATATTCCCGCAGGGCTTGGAAGCGGCAAGAAACTTCGCATCAAAGGACGCGGACTTGGTACCGGATCCAAGAAAGGCGATCAGTTTGTACGCATCATGATTCAGGTGCCCAAGGCCGAAACAGACGAAATAAAAAAACTTTGGGAAGAACTGGCTGAAAAGTCCGACTTCTCACCCCGCTCATTCTAA
- a CDS encoding Na+/H+ antiporter NhaC family protein translates to MRKWSGFFILTVLFTLLCQPAFAADSSLGPANAKIYGLFTLIPPLVAIVLAFITKNVVLSLFIGVFSGAFMLEAKGFDIYNGFIGGFLRLSNEILASLADSWNAGIVLQCLAIGGLIALVSKMGGAKAIADALAKKARSPRSSQFVTWVLGLFIFFDDYANSLTVGPIMRPVTDKMKVSREKLAFIIDATAAPIAGIALISTWVAYEVGLIRDGLQGIGYTMNAYGVFVETIPYRFYNILILVFILATIWLMREFGPMYKAEHRARTTGKVIDDKAKPMVADEATELQPAENVTPSIWYAIIPIGTLIVAAFLGFYFNGYNGIMGGDDAALKKIFEDAPMSFVAIREAFGASDASVVLFQAALIAGVVALAIAIGKRILTVDEAISTWIQGVKSLNITAVILLLAWSLSGIIKELGTAAYLVNVLSDTIPTFLLPSIIFIMGSIISFATGTSYGTMGILMPLCIPLAYALVPEQGYVILNIGAVLTGAIFGDHCSPISDTTILSSMGSACDHIDHTRTQLFYAIPVALISILFGYIPAGLGMPVSIVLPAGIIAVLAVVRFLGKPVSN, encoded by the coding sequence ATGCGCAAATGGAGTGGATTTTTTATACTCACGGTGTTGTTTACACTGCTTTGTCAACCGGCCTTTGCTGCTGACTCCAGCCTCGGACCGGCCAATGCCAAAATTTACGGTTTATTCACACTGATTCCACCACTGGTGGCAATTGTTCTTGCCTTCATTACAAAGAACGTTGTCCTGTCACTTTTCATCGGTGTGTTTTCCGGTGCTTTCATGCTGGAAGCCAAAGGATTTGACATCTACAACGGATTTATCGGCGGCTTCCTGCGTCTTTCAAACGAAATTCTCGCTTCTCTTGCCGACTCATGGAACGCGGGTATCGTACTCCAGTGTCTCGCCATCGGTGGGCTTATCGCACTGGTATCCAAGATGGGCGGCGCAAAGGCAATTGCCGATGCTCTGGCAAAAAAAGCCAGAAGCCCGAGAAGTTCCCAGTTTGTGACTTGGGTGCTCGGGCTTTTCATCTTTTTTGATGACTATGCGAACTCTCTCACCGTCGGCCCGATCATGCGTCCGGTAACTGATAAAATGAAGGTCTCCCGTGAGAAGCTTGCTTTTATCATCGATGCCACCGCAGCACCCATTGCAGGCATCGCCCTGATCTCCACCTGGGTTGCCTACGAAGTTGGCCTGATCCGCGATGGCCTTCAGGGTATCGGCTATACCATGAATGCATACGGAGTTTTCGTGGAAACCATTCCGTACAGATTTTACAATATTCTTATTCTGGTTTTCATTCTCGCCACCATCTGGCTCATGCGCGAATTCGGCCCCATGTACAAGGCTGAACACCGCGCCCGCACCACCGGAAAAGTAATTGACGACAAGGCCAAACCCATGGTCGCGGATGAAGCAACTGAACTGCAGCCAGCGGAAAACGTAACTCCCAGCATCTGGTATGCAATCATCCCTATCGGAACACTGATTGTTGCAGCTTTCCTCGGTTTCTACTTCAACGGTTACAACGGAATTATGGGCGGTGACGATGCCGCGCTGAAAAAGATTTTCGAGGACGCACCCATGAGCTTTGTGGCTATCCGCGAAGCATTCGGTGCATCAGATGCATCAGTTGTACTTTTTCAGGCTGCACTCATCGCAGGTGTTGTGGCTCTGGCCATCGCCATCGGCAAACGCATTCTGACTGTGGACGAAGCAATCTCCACTTGGATTCAGGGTGTTAAATCACTTAACATCACTGCGGTAATCCTGCTGCTGGCATGGTCACTGTCCGGCATCATCAAGGAACTCGGAACTGCCGCCTACCTCGTAAACGTGCTCTCCGACACCATTCCGACCTTCCTGCTGCCCTCCATTATTTTCATAATGGGTTCCATCATTTCCTTTGCTACAGGAACATCTTACGGAACAATGGGTATCCTCATGCCGCTCTGCATCCCGCTGGCCTACGCGCTGGTACCTGAGCAGGGATACGTAATCCTGAACATCGGTGCGGTCCTTACCGGAGCTATCTTCGGCGACCACTGCTCTCCCATCTCGGATACCACAATCCTGTCCTCCATGGGTTCCGCATGTGACCACATCGACCACACCAGAACACAGCTCTTTTACGCCATCCCGGTGGCTCTCATCTCCATCCTGTTCGGATACATTCCCGCAGGACTAGGAATGCCCGTATCAATTGTCCTGCCCGCCGGAATCATCGCAGTTCTCGCAGTAGTAAGATTTCTGGGTAAGCCAGTTTCCAATTAG
- the thiC gene encoding phosphomethylpyrimidine synthase ThiC, with amino-acid sequence MFSKNKALKSIFDSSIDELCKSEGLSKETIIQGIEDGTMVLLGNPNHKNVTPTLIGQPAKVKVNANIGTSPFKNDREKEMKKLDAAWKAGAHAVMDLSTAGDLDGIRTDMLNSCPLPLGTVPIYAMAQQYVARDEDPAGFSIDELLVEVEKEAEQGVDFMTLHCGLTRRGADWATAEDERLLGIVSRGGSILARWMRDHDEENPLLTNYDRLLEICLKHNVTLSLGDGLRPGAGADAGDAAQWEEVLVLGKLAKRAHEYGVQAMIEGPGHVPMNLVETQIRGIKAATYNAPLYVLGPLVTDSAPGYDHIAGAIGGAIAVMNGVDFLCYLTPAEHLTLPEIDDVWNGVKASLVAAQCGEVGMGRKDAVQRDRDISIARKELDWDRIAELAIDPALACARRKDHKDEKECAMCGKFCAVRMLSE; translated from the coding sequence ATGTTTTCAAAAAATAAAGCTCTCAAAAGCATATTTGATTCCAGCATTGATGAACTTTGCAAGAGCGAAGGGCTCTCCAAAGAGACCATTATTCAGGGCATTGAAGACGGGACCATGGTTCTGCTCGGGAACCCCAACCATAAAAATGTAACTCCCACCCTTATCGGGCAGCCCGCAAAGGTAAAAGTAAACGCTAACATCGGTACTTCTCCTTTTAAGAATGACCGTGAAAAAGAAATGAAGAAGCTTGATGCCGCATGGAAGGCAGGCGCACATGCCGTTATGGACCTTTCCACTGCGGGTGATCTTGACGGAATCAGGACCGATATGCTGAACAGCTGCCCCCTGCCGCTGGGTACTGTTCCCATCTATGCCATGGCGCAGCAATACGTTGCCCGTGATGAAGATCCTGCCGGTTTTTCTATTGATGAGCTTCTTGTCGAAGTGGAAAAAGAAGCAGAACAGGGCGTTGATTTCATGACTCTGCATTGCGGCCTGACCCGTCGCGGAGCAGACTGGGCAACAGCTGAAGACGAGCGTCTGCTGGGTATTGTTTCCCGAGGCGGGTCCATCCTTGCCCGTTGGATGCGTGATCACGACGAGGAAAATCCGTTGCTGACCAACTACGACAGACTTCTTGAAATCTGCCTGAAACACAATGTTACCTTGAGTCTCGGTGACGGCCTGCGTCCCGGTGCCGGTGCAGATGCAGGCGATGCCGCACAGTGGGAAGAAGTTCTTGTCCTCGGCAAGCTTGCCAAGCGCGCGCATGAGTACGGCGTACAGGCTATGATTGAAGGCCCGGGCCACGTACCCATGAATCTCGTTGAAACCCAGATCCGTGGTATCAAGGCAGCTACTTACAACGCTCCCCTTTACGTCCTCGGACCTCTGGTTACCGATTCCGCTCCCGGTTACGATCACATTGCCGGAGCAATCGGCGGCGCTATTGCCGTAATGAACGGTGTTGACTTCCTTTGCTATCTTACTCCCGCAGAACATCTGACCCTGCCTGAGATTGATGATGTCTGGAACGGCGTCAAGGCTTCCCTCGTAGCCGCTCAGTGCGGTGAAGTCGGAATGGGCCGTAAAGATGCTGTTCAGCGTGACAGGGATATTTCCATAGCACGTAAGGAACTTGACTGGGATCGTATTGCCGAACTCGCAATTGACCCCGCACTGGCGTGTGCTCGTAGAAAAGACCATAAAGACGAAAAAGAATGCGCTATGTGCGGAAAATTCTGCGCTGTACGCATGCTTTCTGAATAA
- a CDS encoding hemolysin III family protein, with amino-acid sequence MFRYVRDPMSGLTHFIGFCLAIAGLVMLLLASVNPTSVMHVVTFSIFGGGMILLYLASTLYHWLPLSKRGIMWLRKLDHSMIYVYIAATYTPVCLVGLKGAWGWSLFGAIWGMAVAGIITKMLWLHAPRWLSTGFYLAMGWLVIVGAYPLIQALQTGALLWLLAGGVMYSIGAVIYATKHPDPWPEFFGFHEIFHVFVMAGSFCHFWVMYEYITELGWS; translated from the coding sequence ATGTTTCGATATGTTCGGGACCCCATGAGTGGGCTGACACATTTTATTGGTTTTTGCCTTGCTATTGCCGGATTGGTAATGCTGCTGCTTGCTTCTGTGAATCCCACAAGTGTGATGCATGTGGTTACTTTTTCGATATTCGGCGGCGGGATGATTCTGCTTTACCTCGCCAGTACTCTCTATCATTGGCTGCCCCTGTCCAAGCGGGGGATAATGTGGCTGCGCAAGCTCGATCATTCCATGATCTATGTCTACATCGCCGCAACTTATACGCCAGTCTGCCTTGTTGGTCTGAAGGGCGCTTGGGGGTGGTCGCTATTCGGGGCTATCTGGGGAATGGCGGTCGCCGGAATCATAACCAAAATGCTTTGGCTGCATGCACCGCGATGGTTGTCCACAGGCTTTTATCTTGCTATGGGCTGGCTGGTGATTGTAGGGGCTTATCCTTTGATTCAGGCATTGCAGACCGGTGCTTTACTTTGGCTTTTGGCCGGTGGGGTCATGTATTCAATCGGTGCGGTGATCTACGCCACAAAGCATCCTGATCCGTGGCCCGAATTTTTTGGCTTTCACGAAATTTTTCATGTTTTTGTCATGGCCGGAAGCTTCTGCCATTTCTGGGTTATGTATGAGTATATTACGGAACTGGGGTGGAGTTAG